A section of the Primulina eburnea isolate SZY01 chromosome 1, ASM2296580v1, whole genome shotgun sequence genome encodes:
- the LOC140836326 gene encoding uncharacterized protein isoform X1: protein MAADFQQSECGRTRTRVVNNRGKLLVHEKVEVRSLEEGCLGSWHHATVICCHNSARTVRFEHILCDDGSDSLIEHVEVSPVVSGVVTGEIVKSDYYRGVIRPLPPSCVPGPRFLHYGQCVDFFYQDAWWEGVIFDHVDVNMQRRIYFPDMGDEMVGSIDKLRISLDWDEVTEEWKPRGNWLFLELMKEFEQDGLLPVSVKQIWYEVRGRSGFEKLKEWTSCSQSVWEKLVQEVLRDNFVIVINHLLKDVNSCWHEAEPGNSLPNFSEAALDAVLKSNQLVHNSLEYTSTESTCQLGGKGMPPACCLKDTFLSQDQELAVQIDLEHISTKLVNEQSMSVSAPTPTLQILSQNLDDTNRGAPGTNPSSRSLELSISTQKTRLEWQSVIPGLVPGAEFCPNAIDKCTEMYRLNQMPQSPDLSNARKHLLHLGWKIVFADDNWRQSVRYYSPDRELFYSLCQVCLNFKHDFHESTPESVVLSPTSKYSNKSVDSSQQEALLFPLGEKSQSSSELSEFCTPDTIVTEAEYCPEAVSDYYFIRLKDKNFYDGSNKNVKLKALQVKKHFCALGWSFSYHPKGNYREIRYTSPGGKIFYSLRSACKWCIENGALGLPLIAIEPQGNVPLLNGTFEKLPNEPAVKGHVQSFDGEAHKTSIQQKKRKHDKPRCVEGLRLFKRGRKTHSLMEERGDKEVDSTSICWSTKRVERLAESSSQRTPQTPLSRLIDNNMVLPRAKVQYRGRKNGRSMAEGRITRQGIKCSCCHKIFAISKFEAHAGSTNHRPSANIFLENGMSLQECWLQLKQCTSNQSSRPESNSKKKAKRHTRKNDCICSVCHYGGELLLCDLCPSSFHAHCLGLKEVPDGDWFCPSCCCGTCGRGSFAKNDEQFADSSFLICSQCEHQYHTGCLGDKGTIKLDTYPDGHWFCQDSCEKIFCGLNEILGKPVSLGFENLTWTLIKYNRTNSYGHNASDNEDYSKLNVALSVMHECFKPVREPGCRGDLVEDLIFSSRSKLKRLNFQGFYTVIVENKDELISAANVRIHGKKVAEVPLVATRFKYRRLGMCRLLMNVLEKKLIELGVERLVLPAVPDVLNTWTTSFGFSVMNESERLNFLDNIFLDFQGTVICQKVLRSDSSKLIQLTETWEKTSDEAGKNVIELDADSSVSEVLQTESREE from the exons ATGGCGGCGGATTTTCAACAATCGGAGTGCGGAAGAACACGAACAAGAGTGGTAAACAATCGCGGGAAACTTCTTGTGCATGAAAAAGTTGAG GTGAGGAGTCTGGAGGAGGGGTGTCTGGGCTCATGGCACCATGCGACAGTGATTTGTTGCCACAACTCTGCTCGTACGGTTCGGTTTGAACACATTCTCTGTGATGACGGTTCAGATAGTTTGATAGAACATGTGGAGGTATCTCCTGTAGTTTCCGGGGTTGTCACTGGTGAAATTGTAAAATCGGATTATTATCGAGGGGTGATAAGGCCTTTGCCACCTTCATGTGTTCCAGGGCCAAGGTTTCTACACTATGGACAGTGTGTTGACTTTTTTTACCAGGATGCGTGGTGGGAAGGTGTGATATTTGACCACGTAGATGTAAACATGCAGCGGAGGATTTATTTCCCTGATATGGGTGATGAAATGGTAGGAAGCATTGATAAGTTGCGCATCAGTCTAGACTGGGATGAGGTTACTGAAGAATGGAAACCTCGGGGTAACTGGCTGTTTCTTGAACTGATGAAGGAATTCGAGCAGGATGGGCTTCTGCCTGTTTCTGTCAAGCAAATTTGGTATGAAGTCAGGGGGAGGAGTGGCTTTGAAAAGCTCAAAGAATGGACTTCTTGTTCACAGTCTGTTTGGGAAAAATTGGTGCAAGAGGTTTTACGTGATAATTTTGTGATAGTCATCAACCATCTTTTGAAAGATGTAAACTCTTGCTGGCACGAAGCAGAACCAGGAAATTCTTTGCCGAATTTTTCTGAAGCAGCTCTTGATGCCGTTCTGAAATCTAACCAACTTGTCCATAATTCTCTTGAATATACGTCCACTGAAAGTACATGCCAGCTGGGTGGTAAAGGAATGCCACCAGCTTGTTGTCTAAAAGATACATTCCTCAGTCAGGACCAAGAGCTTGCAGTTCAGATTGACTTAGAACATATCTCTACCAAGCTCGTTAATGAACAATCTATGTCTGTTTCTGCTCCTACTCCTACTCTgcaaattttatctcaaaatttAGATGACACAAACAGAGGAGCTCCAGGTACTAATCCAAGTTCACGTTCTTTAGAGCTCAGTATTTCAACGCAGAAAACGAGGCTTGAGTGGCAGTCAGTCATACCTGGCTTGGTCCCTGGAGCTGAGTTTTGTCCCAATGCCATTGATAAGTGCACTGAGATGTATAGGCTGAACCAAATGCCTCAAAGTCCTGATCTATCAAATGCTAGGAAACATCTATTGCATTTGGGATGGAAGATTGTGTTTGCCGATGATAACTGGAGGCAAAGTGTACGTTATTATTCCCCTGACAGGGAATTGTTCTACTCACTTTGTCAGGTTTGTCTAAATTTTAAACACGATTTTCATGAGTCAACACCTGAATCTGTAGTGCTTTCACCAACCTCTAAGTACAGTAACAAATCTGTGGATAGTTCTCAACAGGAGGCTCTTTTATTTCCGCTGGGTGAAAAGTCCCAATCTTCGAGCGAGTTGTCTGAATTTTGCACTCCTGATACAATAgtcactgaagctgaatattgCCCTGAAGCAGTAAGtgattattattttatacgcTTGAAGGATAAAAATTTCTACGACGGTTCAAATAAGAACGTAAAATTAAAAGCCCTTCAAGTGAAAAAACACTTCTGTGCTCTTGGGTGGTCTTTTTCTTATCATCCAAAAGGAAACTACAGAGAAATACGGTACACCTCACCTGgcggaaaaatattttattctctGCGGTCAGCCTGCAAATGGTGTATTGAAAATGGTGCACTTGGTCTTCCATTGATTGCCATTGAGCCTCAGGGAAATGTCCCATTGTTGAATGGCACATTTGAAAAGCTTCCGAATGAGCCTGCTGTGAAAGGAcatgttcaatcatttgatgGTGAAGCTCATAAAACCAGCATCCAGCAGAAGAAGAGGAAGCATGATAAACCACGTTGTGTTGAAGGTTTAAGACTGTTCAAGAGAGGAAGGAAAACCCATTCATTAATGGAAGAAAGAGGAGATAAGGAAGTAGATTCAACCTCAATATGTTGGTCAACTAAAAGAGTTGAGAGATTAGCTGAATCTTCCTCTCAACGAACCCCTCAAACCCCTTTGTCGCGGTTGATCGACAATAATATGGTTTTGCCGAGAGCAAAAGTTCAATATCGTGGGCGGAAAAATGGACGTTCAATGGCTGAAGGCAGAATAACTCGTCAAGGGATCAAATGTAGTTGTTGTCATAAGATCTTTGCTATTAGTAAATTTGAGGCACATGCTGGAAGCACGAATCACCGACCTTCTGCtaatattttcttggagaatgGAATGTCTTTGCAGGAATGTTGGTTGCAACTGAAACAATGTACTAGTAACCAAAGTTCAAGGCCAGAATCCAACAGTAAAAAGAAGGCAAAGCGGCACACTAGAAAAAATGACTGCATATGTTCTGTCTGTCACTATGGAGGAGAGCTACTTTTATGTGATCTGTGCCCATCGTCTTTCCATGCTCACTGCCTTGGTTTAAAG GAAGTTCCAGATGGTGATTGGTTCTGCCCATCATGCTGTTGCGGAACTTGTGGTCGGGGAAGTTTCGCCAAAAATGATGAACAATTTGCAGATTCCTCTTTTCTCATATGTAGTCAGTGTGAGCACCAAT ATCATACTGGGTGCCTCGGAGATAAAGGGACTATAAAGCTTGATACTTACCCTGACGGACATTGGTTCTGCCAAGATTCATGTGAAAAG ATATTTTGTGGTTTGAATGAGATCTTGGGAAAGCCTGTTTCTTTGGGTTTCGAAAATTTGACTTGGACCTTAATAAAATACAATAGAACAAATTCGTATGGTCATAATGCATCTGATAACGAGGATTACAGCAAACTCAATGTTGCTCTCAGTGTGATGCATGAATGTTTTAAACCAGTCAGAGAGCCTGGCTGTAGAGGGGATCTGGTGGAAGACCTGATCTTTAGTAGTAG GTCAAAGCTAAAGCGTTTAAACTTTCAAGGTTTTTATACTGTAATAGTGGAGAACAAAGATGAATTGATTTCTGCAGCTAATGTGAG GATCCATGGCAAAAAAGTGGCGGAAGTCCCACTGGTTGCGACACGGTTTAAGTATCGTCGACTTGGAATGTGTCGCCTTTTGATGAATGTACTTGAGAAG AAACTCATAGAGTTGGGAGTGGAGAGGCTCGTTTTGCCAGCCGTTCCTGATGTTCTCAACACTTGGACCACTTCATTTGGATTCTCCGTGATGAATGAATCTGAGCGACTAAACTTTCTTGACAATATCTTCTTAGATTTTCAGGGCACAGTTATTTGCCAGAAAGTCTTAAGAAGTGATTCTTCCAAGTTAATCCAATTAACGG AAACTTGGGAGAAAACGAGTGACGAAGCAGGCAAAAACGTCATCGAGTTGGATGCAGATAGTTCTGTTTCTGAAGTTTTACAAACTGAGAGTCGAGAAGAGTGA
- the LOC140836326 gene encoding uncharacterized protein isoform X2, which yields MAADFQQSECGRTRTRVVNNRGKLLVHEKVEVRSLEEGCLGSWHHATVICCHNSARTVRFEHILCDDGSDSLIEHVEVSPVVSGVVTGEIVKSDYYRGVIRPLPPSCVPGPRFLHYGQCVDFFYQDAWWEGVIFDHVDVNMQRRIYFPDMGDEMVGSIDKLRISLDWDEVTEEWKPRGNWLFLELMKEFEQDGLLPVSVKQIWYEVRGRSGFEKLKEWTSCSQSVWEKLVQEVLRDNFVIVINHLLKDVNSCWHEAEPGNSLPNFSEAALDAVLKSNQLVHNSLEYTSTESTCQLGGKGMPPACCLKDTFLSQDQELAVQIDLEHISTKLVNEQSMSVSAPTPTLQILSQNLDDTNRGAPGTNPSSRSLELSISTQKTRLEWQSVIPGLVPGAEFCPNAIDKCTEMYRLNQMPQSPDLSNARKHLLHLGWKIVFADDNWRQSVRYYSPDRELFYSLCQEALLFPLGEKSQSSSELSEFCTPDTIVTEAEYCPEAVSDYYFIRLKDKNFYDGSNKNVKLKALQVKKHFCALGWSFSYHPKGNYREIRYTSPGGKIFYSLRSACKWCIENGALGLPLIAIEPQGNVPLLNGTFEKLPNEPAVKGHVQSFDGEAHKTSIQQKKRKHDKPRCVEGLRLFKRGRKTHSLMEERGDKEVDSTSICWSTKRVERLAESSSQRTPQTPLSRLIDNNMVLPRAKVQYRGRKNGRSMAEGRITRQGIKCSCCHKIFAISKFEAHAGSTNHRPSANIFLENGMSLQECWLQLKQCTSNQSSRPESNSKKKAKRHTRKNDCICSVCHYGGELLLCDLCPSSFHAHCLGLKEVPDGDWFCPSCCCGTCGRGSFAKNDEQFADSSFLICSQCEHQYHTGCLGDKGTIKLDTYPDGHWFCQDSCEKIFCGLNEILGKPVSLGFENLTWTLIKYNRTNSYGHNASDNEDYSKLNVALSVMHECFKPVREPGCRGDLVEDLIFSSRSKLKRLNFQGFYTVIVENKDELISAANVRIHGKKVAEVPLVATRFKYRRLGMCRLLMNVLEKKLIELGVERLVLPAVPDVLNTWTTSFGFSVMNESERLNFLDNIFLDFQGTVICQKVLRSDSSKLIQLTETWEKTSDEAGKNVIELDADSSVSEVLQTESREE from the exons ATGGCGGCGGATTTTCAACAATCGGAGTGCGGAAGAACACGAACAAGAGTGGTAAACAATCGCGGGAAACTTCTTGTGCATGAAAAAGTTGAG GTGAGGAGTCTGGAGGAGGGGTGTCTGGGCTCATGGCACCATGCGACAGTGATTTGTTGCCACAACTCTGCTCGTACGGTTCGGTTTGAACACATTCTCTGTGATGACGGTTCAGATAGTTTGATAGAACATGTGGAGGTATCTCCTGTAGTTTCCGGGGTTGTCACTGGTGAAATTGTAAAATCGGATTATTATCGAGGGGTGATAAGGCCTTTGCCACCTTCATGTGTTCCAGGGCCAAGGTTTCTACACTATGGACAGTGTGTTGACTTTTTTTACCAGGATGCGTGGTGGGAAGGTGTGATATTTGACCACGTAGATGTAAACATGCAGCGGAGGATTTATTTCCCTGATATGGGTGATGAAATGGTAGGAAGCATTGATAAGTTGCGCATCAGTCTAGACTGGGATGAGGTTACTGAAGAATGGAAACCTCGGGGTAACTGGCTGTTTCTTGAACTGATGAAGGAATTCGAGCAGGATGGGCTTCTGCCTGTTTCTGTCAAGCAAATTTGGTATGAAGTCAGGGGGAGGAGTGGCTTTGAAAAGCTCAAAGAATGGACTTCTTGTTCACAGTCTGTTTGGGAAAAATTGGTGCAAGAGGTTTTACGTGATAATTTTGTGATAGTCATCAACCATCTTTTGAAAGATGTAAACTCTTGCTGGCACGAAGCAGAACCAGGAAATTCTTTGCCGAATTTTTCTGAAGCAGCTCTTGATGCCGTTCTGAAATCTAACCAACTTGTCCATAATTCTCTTGAATATACGTCCACTGAAAGTACATGCCAGCTGGGTGGTAAAGGAATGCCACCAGCTTGTTGTCTAAAAGATACATTCCTCAGTCAGGACCAAGAGCTTGCAGTTCAGATTGACTTAGAACATATCTCTACCAAGCTCGTTAATGAACAATCTATGTCTGTTTCTGCTCCTACTCCTACTCTgcaaattttatctcaaaatttAGATGACACAAACAGAGGAGCTCCAGGTACTAATCCAAGTTCACGTTCTTTAGAGCTCAGTATTTCAACGCAGAAAACGAGGCTTGAGTGGCAGTCAGTCATACCTGGCTTGGTCCCTGGAGCTGAGTTTTGTCCCAATGCCATTGATAAGTGCACTGAGATGTATAGGCTGAACCAAATGCCTCAAAGTCCTGATCTATCAAATGCTAGGAAACATCTATTGCATTTGGGATGGAAGATTGTGTTTGCCGATGATAACTGGAGGCAAAGTGTACGTTATTATTCCCCTGACAGGGAATTGTTCTACTCACTTTGTCAG GAGGCTCTTTTATTTCCGCTGGGTGAAAAGTCCCAATCTTCGAGCGAGTTGTCTGAATTTTGCACTCCTGATACAATAgtcactgaagctgaatattgCCCTGAAGCAGTAAGtgattattattttatacgcTTGAAGGATAAAAATTTCTACGACGGTTCAAATAAGAACGTAAAATTAAAAGCCCTTCAAGTGAAAAAACACTTCTGTGCTCTTGGGTGGTCTTTTTCTTATCATCCAAAAGGAAACTACAGAGAAATACGGTACACCTCACCTGgcggaaaaatattttattctctGCGGTCAGCCTGCAAATGGTGTATTGAAAATGGTGCACTTGGTCTTCCATTGATTGCCATTGAGCCTCAGGGAAATGTCCCATTGTTGAATGGCACATTTGAAAAGCTTCCGAATGAGCCTGCTGTGAAAGGAcatgttcaatcatttgatgGTGAAGCTCATAAAACCAGCATCCAGCAGAAGAAGAGGAAGCATGATAAACCACGTTGTGTTGAAGGTTTAAGACTGTTCAAGAGAGGAAGGAAAACCCATTCATTAATGGAAGAAAGAGGAGATAAGGAAGTAGATTCAACCTCAATATGTTGGTCAACTAAAAGAGTTGAGAGATTAGCTGAATCTTCCTCTCAACGAACCCCTCAAACCCCTTTGTCGCGGTTGATCGACAATAATATGGTTTTGCCGAGAGCAAAAGTTCAATATCGTGGGCGGAAAAATGGACGTTCAATGGCTGAAGGCAGAATAACTCGTCAAGGGATCAAATGTAGTTGTTGTCATAAGATCTTTGCTATTAGTAAATTTGAGGCACATGCTGGAAGCACGAATCACCGACCTTCTGCtaatattttcttggagaatgGAATGTCTTTGCAGGAATGTTGGTTGCAACTGAAACAATGTACTAGTAACCAAAGTTCAAGGCCAGAATCCAACAGTAAAAAGAAGGCAAAGCGGCACACTAGAAAAAATGACTGCATATGTTCTGTCTGTCACTATGGAGGAGAGCTACTTTTATGTGATCTGTGCCCATCGTCTTTCCATGCTCACTGCCTTGGTTTAAAG GAAGTTCCAGATGGTGATTGGTTCTGCCCATCATGCTGTTGCGGAACTTGTGGTCGGGGAAGTTTCGCCAAAAATGATGAACAATTTGCAGATTCCTCTTTTCTCATATGTAGTCAGTGTGAGCACCAAT ATCATACTGGGTGCCTCGGAGATAAAGGGACTATAAAGCTTGATACTTACCCTGACGGACATTGGTTCTGCCAAGATTCATGTGAAAAG ATATTTTGTGGTTTGAATGAGATCTTGGGAAAGCCTGTTTCTTTGGGTTTCGAAAATTTGACTTGGACCTTAATAAAATACAATAGAACAAATTCGTATGGTCATAATGCATCTGATAACGAGGATTACAGCAAACTCAATGTTGCTCTCAGTGTGATGCATGAATGTTTTAAACCAGTCAGAGAGCCTGGCTGTAGAGGGGATCTGGTGGAAGACCTGATCTTTAGTAGTAG GTCAAAGCTAAAGCGTTTAAACTTTCAAGGTTTTTATACTGTAATAGTGGAGAACAAAGATGAATTGATTTCTGCAGCTAATGTGAG GATCCATGGCAAAAAAGTGGCGGAAGTCCCACTGGTTGCGACACGGTTTAAGTATCGTCGACTTGGAATGTGTCGCCTTTTGATGAATGTACTTGAGAAG AAACTCATAGAGTTGGGAGTGGAGAGGCTCGTTTTGCCAGCCGTTCCTGATGTTCTCAACACTTGGACCACTTCATTTGGATTCTCCGTGATGAATGAATCTGAGCGACTAAACTTTCTTGACAATATCTTCTTAGATTTTCAGGGCACAGTTATTTGCCAGAAAGTCTTAAGAAGTGATTCTTCCAAGTTAATCCAATTAACGG AAACTTGGGAGAAAACGAGTGACGAAGCAGGCAAAAACGTCATCGAGTTGGATGCAGATAGTTCTGTTTCTGAAGTTTTACAAACTGAGAGTCGAGAAGAGTGA
- the LOC140836341 gene encoding LOW QUALITY PROTEIN: probable pyridoxal 5'-phosphate synthase subunit PDX1 (The sequence of the model RefSeq protein was modified relative to this genomic sequence to represent the inferred CDS: deleted 1 base in 1 codon) gives MSGSGVVTVYGNGAITETSKQSPFSVKVGLAQMLRGGVIMDVVNAEQARIAEEAGACAVMALERVPADIRAQGGVARMSDPQLIKEIKQAVTIPVMAKARIGHFVEAQILEAIGIDYVDESEVLTLADDENHINKHNFRIPFVCGCRNLGEALRRIREGAAMIRTKGEAGTGNIIEAVRHVRSVMGEIRVLRNMDDDEVFTFAKKIQAPYDLVMQTKQLGRLPVVHFAAGGVATPADAALMMQLGCDGVFVGSGVFKSGDPALRARAIVQAVTHYSDPQVLADVSCGLGEAMVGINLNDDKVERYANRSE, from the exons ATGTCCGGAAGTGGAGTCGTCACCGTTTATGGGAACGGCGCAATTACGGAGACTTCTAAACAGTCTCCCTTCTCCGTCAAGGTGGGCCTTGCCCAGATGCTCCGCGGCGGCGTCATCATGGACGTGGTTAATGCCGAGCAAGCCCGTATCGCTGAGGAAGCAGGTGCGTGCGCTGTCATGGCTTTAGAACGCGTGCCGGCGGATATCAGGGCTCAAGGTGGGGTGGCGCGTATGTCGGATCCCCAGCTAATTAAGGAGATTAAACAGGCGGTCACCATCCCCGTCATGGCTAAGGCTCGAATTGGCCATTTCGTGGAGGCCCAGATCCTTGAAGCTATTGGAATCGACTATGTCGATGAATCCGAAGTGCTGACCCTCGCGGACGATGAGAACCACATCAACAAGCACAACTTCCGCATTCCCTTCGTGTGCGGCTGCCGCAACCTTGGGGAGGCGCTGCGTCGTATCCGCGAGGGTGCTGCTATGATTCGCACCAAGGGGGAGGCTGGCACGGGAAACATCATTGAGGCTGTGCGCCACGTGCGCTCCGTGATGGGCGAGATCCGCGTCCTCCGTAACATGGACGATGACGAGGTCTTCACCTTCGCGAAGAAGATCCAGGCACCGTACGACCTGGTGATGCAGACCAAGCAGCTGGGCAGGCTTCCA GTGGTCCACTTCGCCGCTGGTGGTGTGGCTACTCCCGCAGACGCAGCGTTGATGATGCAACTGGGATGCGACGGCGTATTCGTCGGCTCTGGCGTATTCAAGAGCGGTGACCCAGCACTTCGTGCGCGTGCAATTGTTCAAGCAGTCACCCACTACAGCGACCCGCAGGTGCTGGCCGATGTGAGTTGCGGCCTTGGGGAAGCTATGGTGGGGATTAACCTCAATGATGATAAGGTCGAAAGGTACGCAAATAGGTCCGAGTGA
- the LOC140836346 gene encoding protein SMAX1-LIKE 6-like: MPTPVSVARECLAEEAAATLDDAVAVAKRRSHAQTTSLHAISALLALPTSSLREACTRVRSSACPPRLHFRALELCVGVALDKVSACKSLGEDPPVSNSLMAAIKRSQANQRRHPDTFHLYQQQLSTNCSTQTSISVVKVELRHFVVSILDDPIVSRVFSDAGFRTHELKLAVINPLTMSRFSMVPRCPPLFQWGLSDLESKDRGPNFLSCQTAAEIGDENSRRVGEILAKGDKRNPLMIGVCAKDALSNFMEGLKKGETGFLPKQIDGLSLISVDHEFSKFINKDLSEEMMELKFKEVDDMSKNCHGTGMIVNCGDLKPFVDAESVNSVNILISRLKSLLSSSKGKLWVIGFLAGDDDYKKLLERFPCIDMELDLQMLPITSSKPSASGGNFFKSSLMGSFVPFGGFFPMPSEQETRGSHATQSSSLCNLCNEKYEQEVSVLKGTPIDADYHSTNLSSWLPMAECETSKRSDTLEAQDEKTLLDFRVMVLHRKWSGICQQLHRTCTSQDTISEAELRTFSIPPSHDVPTRKHSFQVGSVLSRSISPGTPSELLNRSSSKPKFSSPNALESGANVLVEVPAQSLEMDALPNPSCSQQQTVMPTSDISLTTDLGLGTLYASNREGRSRPNLQGQSFYKLPITRENTPGQEMQAYTKGLEYPWKILSEKICWQFEAIQTIGRTLFCCRDGDSRHQCPKKGNHWLSFLGPDKVAKRKIAATLAEIVFGGSEHFLSLDLSSQDATSLSYPGSIFYNYDSIYHDMKSERKMIVDFLADELRKRPFSVILLENIEKADFLVQNSLSQAVKTGKFSDSHGRDIKINKVIFVIASRVLKAGEDLIFREAVSEFSEEKILQARNLQMQILIGSVHGDINSPTTVSVTPSNGVYKRKLANPESTQSVTSKRSRQFSRSIIDLNLPVEDMDEDIDICRSHGESGNSENSEVWLEELLIRVDENVVFEPFDFDSLAKKILKDIDVGLQRTVGTKILLEIDQEVMVQILAAAWLMERENALEDWIEQVLFPSIKKARQRYNATSDFVLKLVSCDGLVAEEQAPGVCLPARVIVN; encoded by the exons ATGCCTACGCCGGTGAGTGTAGCACGCGAATGCTTAGCGGAGGAGGCTGCGGCTACTTTAGATGATGCCGTCGCGGTGGCTAAGCGGCGGAGCCACGCGCAGACGACGTCGTTACATGCTATCTCTGCTCTGCTGGCTCTGCCAACCTCGAGTCTACGTGAAGCGTGTACACGGGTCAGGAGCAGCGCGTGCCCGCCACGCCTTCATTTCCGGGCTCTCGAGCTCTGTGTTGGAGTGGCCCTCGACAAGGTTTCGGCTTGTAAATCCCTCGGTGAGGATCCGCCGGTTTCGAATTCTTTAATGGCTGCGATCAAGAGGTCCCAAGCTAATCAGAGAAGGCACCCCGACACCTTCCATCTGTATCAGCAGCAATTGAGTACGAATTGTTCGACTCAGACGTCGATTTCTGTTGTGAAAGTCGAATTGAGGCATTTTGTTGTCTCCATTTTGGATGATCCGATCGTTAGTAGGGTTTTCTCCGATGCTGGTTTTCGAACCCACGAGTTAAAATTGGCCGTTATAAACCCGCTCACCATGTCGAGATTCTCGATGGTTCCTCGCTGCCCGCCTCTATTTCAGTGGGGGTTGAGCGATTTAGAATCGAAAGATCGCGGCCCTAATTTTCTATCATGCCAGACTGCTGCAGAAATCGGTGACGAGAATTCAAGACGAGTTGGGGAAATTCTTGCGAAGGGAGATAAGAGAAATCCACTAATGATTGGTGTTTGTGCTAAAGATGCGTTAAGTAACTTCATGGAAGGTTTGAAAAAGGGTGAAACAGGATTTTTGCCCAAACAAATTGATGGGCTGAGCTTGATCTCTGTCGACCATGAGTTTTCTAAGTTTATCAACAAAGATTTAAGCGAAGAAATGATGGAATTGAAGTTCAAAGAGGTGGATGACATGTCTAAGAATTGCCATGGAACCGGGATGATTGTGAACTGTGGGGATCTTAAGCCTTTTGTGGATGCCGAATCTGTTAATTCTGTGAATATTTTGATTTCACGGCTGAAAAGTTTGTTGAGCAGCTCAAAAGGGAAATTGTGGGTGATTGGTTTCTTGGCAGGTGATGATGATTATAAAAAACTATTGGAGCGGTTTCCTTGTATTGACATGGAGTTGGATCTGCAAATGCTGCCCATTACTTCTTCCAAACCTTCCGCAAGTGgaggaaatttttttaaatccag CTTGATGGGGTCGTTTGTTCCATTTGGTGGATTCTTTCCCATGCCATCGGAACAAGAAACCCGAGGCTCCCATGCAACTCAATCTTCAAGCCTTTGCAACTTATGCAATGAAAAGTATGAACAAGAAGTTTCCGTTCTGAAGGGAACACCCATTGATGCAGATTATCACTCGACTAATCTATCTTCTTGGTTGCCAATGGCTGAATGCGAGACAAGCAAGAGATCGGATACATTAGAG GCCCAAGATGAAAAAACTCTATTGGATTTTAGAGTTATGGTGCTTCATAGAAAATGGAGTGGCATCTGCCAGCAGCTTCATCGCACTTGTACATCTCAAGATACTATTTCTGAAGCCGAGTTACGAACTTTTAGCATTCCACCATCTCATGATGTTCCTACTAGGAAACACAGTTTTCAGGTTGGTTCAGTATTGAGTAGAAGCATAAGTCCTGGCACACCTTCAGAATTACTAAATCGCTCTTCCTCCAAGCCAAAGTTTTCTAGTCCCAATGCACTAGAATCTGGTGCAAATGTATTAGTTGAGGTACCAGCACAAAGCTTGGAGATGGATGCTCTTCCAAACCCTTCCTGTTCTCAGCAACAGACGGTAATGCCTACCTCTGATATTTCTTTGACCACCGATTTGGGGCTTGGAACACTTTATGCTTCTAATAGAGAAGGAAGAAGTAGACCCAACTTGCAAGGGCAGAGTTTCTATAAATTGCCTATAACCCGTGAGAATACCCCCGGTCAAGAAATGCAAGCGTATACAAAAGGCCTTGAATACCCGTGGAAAATTCTGTCCGAGAAAATTTGCTGGCAGTTTGAAGCCATTCAAACTATTGGTCGAACTTTATTCTGTTGTAGAGATGGAGATTCAAGACATCAATGTCCAAAAAAGGGAAATCATTGGCTCAGCTTTCTGGGACCTGATAAAGTGGCTAAGAGAAAAATAGCCGCTACACTTGCTGAGATAGTTTTTGGCGGATCGGAACACTTTCTTTCTTTGGATCTGAGCTCTCAGGACGCAACTAGCCTCTCTTACCCTGGCTcgattttttataattatgatTCAATATATCATGACATGAAATCTGAAAGGAAAATGATAGTTGATTTCCTTGCTGACGAGTTGCGCAAGCGTCCTTTTTCTGTTATACTTCTGGAAAACATAGAAAAGGCAGATTTCTTGGTGCAGAATAGTTTATCTCAAGCTGTCAAAACTGGAAAATTTTCGGATTCCCATGGTAGAGACATCAAGATCAACAAAGTTATCTTTGTCATTGCTTCAAGAGTTTTAAAGGCTGGTGAAGATCTTATTTTTAGGGAAGCAGTATCTGAATTTTCTGAAGAAAAAATATTACAGGCCAGAAATCTGCAAATGCAAATTTTGATTGGATCTGTCCACGGAGATATCAATAGTCCAACAACTGTTTCAGTTACTCCGAGCAATGGTGTGTATAAAAGGAAATTGGCGAATCCCGAGTCTACCCAGTCTGTGACATCAAAACGCTCGCGTCAATTTTCAAGATCCattattgatttaaatttaCCCGTCGAGGATATGGATGAggacattgatatttgcagaagCCATGGTGAGAGTGGTAACTCGGAAAATTCAGAGGTATGGTTGGAAGAATTGCTTATTCGTGTTGACGAAAACGTGGTCTTCGAACCGTTTGACTTTGATTCtcttgcaaagaaaatattgaaggaCATTGATGTGGGATTACAGAGAACAGTTGGAACCAAGATTTTACTGGAAATTGATCAAGAAGTTATGGTTCAAATACTAGCAGCAGCTTGGTTAATGGAGAGGGAAAACGCATTGGAAGATTGGATTGAACAAGTTCTTTTTCCGAGCATAAAGAAAGCACGACAAAGGTACAACGCCACTTCAGATTTTGTATTAAAATTAGTTTCATGTGATGGCCTTGTTGCGGAAGAGCAGGCTCCTGGAGTGTGCCTCCCTGCAAGAGTCATTGTGAACTGA